The nucleotide window TACGGCTGCATGGATGTCGGGCGGGATGCGCAGCATCAGCTTGCCCGAATAGGGCTTTTGCGGCGGGCGATTCAGCCGGGCGCACGTCTCCAGGTAATCGTCCACCGCCTCTTCAAAGGCGGCGCGTAACTCGGAGACCGACTCGCCATGAAAGCCGACTACATCTTGAATCCCGGCAATATGGCCGACGAAGCATTGGTCTTCGTCGCTGTAGGCAATCCGCGCCGCATAGCTTTTGTAGGTCATTGTTTTCATGGCTTTATTCCTGCTTGCTCTAAAAAATGTCGCGCATCACGCACCTGATAGGGCTTTGCTTCCTTGTGCGGTGGGGGCGATGGAACGTGGTGACGATACCATTCAATTCAAAGCGCACTCGTGACCCTCTCCCCTCAATCGGCTTTGCGCCAACCGCCAGGAACAGCCCTTCAATCTGGTCCCAGGCCAATGAAGTCGGCACAGGCTTGGTGAAGATGGCCTCCAGGGTCTTCCCCTGTCGCTTGTTCATCGCCACTATGATAGCAAAATGCGCTATCGCGGGCAATGGTTTATCGGGCTGCTTGATAGTCCACGCACCCACTCCGACAATGTCTCGGCAACGCCAGATAAGCCCCATCGGCGCTCAGGACAACATGGGTCAGCTATCCTGTTTGGCCGTCAGCCGTTCTTCGTAAGCGATGTGCAACTCAATTTCCGGCCGGTGGGCGGCATAGAAGGCCAACGCCTCCTCTATCTGCCTGACCAAAAGCTCATATTCGGCGGCGATGTCGGCGACGCTCATCTGCCACTGCTCATGGGCGATGGCCACGCTCTGCACCCGGATGCCCGTCCCTCTCAGGACGGGCACAGGGATGCCACTCGCGCCGCGCCGGTAGGTGATTTGCGGGAACTGCGGGTCGTCCAACCGTTGGCTGAGGGCGCCCACTTTTTCGGCCGTCGCCCAGAGGATAAACTGGTTCAGGGAGACGCCCTGGCGCTGCGCCCAGGTTTCCGCCTCTTGCTTTAGCTGTTGGGGTAAATTCAAAGCATATCTCGCCATCTCGCACCTCAAGTGATGTGTATAGAGACATCATATACCACATCGAACAGATAAGTAACTCTCTGATGAGTCGAATGCGACCTTGCCTGTATTGGGCACGACCGTAGAAGGTGGCTGGCTAGCGACATCTCTGTGCTGTCCACCAAACCCTCGCGGTTGCGCGTATTTCCCACCCGCCCACCCGGTGGCGGCAAACGCCGCCAGCGTGACATGCGTCACGCCGCCCAGCCCACCCGCCACCCTCAATCATGCGTCTGCTAACCGCAGCGTAGAATGAGAACCCTACGTATGTCGCAGAGAAGGATGGGAGACAACCAGTTTAGATTTTTCGGTTTAGAACATAGAGATGCACAATTCGTCCCAAACGCATCATTCCTGACGGCCGTTAACGTATTATTAACTTGATTCTCGCGCCAATTTATGGCAAAGTATGTGCTGTTACAAACGGATGTTCTGATAATTATGACAAAAATAAAGCAACACCCATCTGAAACTATCTCTCCCCCGGTCACCCTCCGGCAGACTCTGCGCCTGAGCGCCAGAGCCAACGCCTGGCTGACCACCCGCTTCGTCGCCGCTACCCTCCTTTTTGTCATCATCGTCGGTTCGACAGTGCAGTCAGATTTCTGGACGCTGCGCTCACTGGCTCACTTCCAGGGCAACGCCTGGATGTTCGCCGTCGTAAGTTATCTGGCTTTCATCCCCTTCAGCTTCACCCCCTACTGGCTGATGGGCGGCGTCCATGCCGCTGGGCTGATTCTGCAAAACCAGGCCCTCATCTACCTGCCGCAACTGTGCCTGCATTGGCTGCAATCTCTGCGCCACCTGGCCCAGATGTTGGCTGTGGTTCTGGCTCTGCGCAGTTCCATCCAGACGGAATTGCAACTCCGCCAGCCTCAGTTATCCCCCAAGAGCAAAGCGCCCATTTCCCTCTTTGGGCGCGCTGCCTTACTTCTCGCCCCCTAACACCCTCCAACGGTTAACGAAATAATCTGCTCTGGCACAACCGCCCTGTGCGGCTGTGTCTGGCGGCTGGTCGGCCCTGTCTGACCACCGTCTTGCCGTACCTTTGCTTTCGTTTACCCGCCTGTCCGAATGTGCTTCGGTCGGGCGAGGAGGTACCCACTTGATAAACGCACAATCACGGTATGGGAAAACCCAACGCAAAACCGTGACTCTGACAAAAAAGGGACATGGGCAAATTCATGCCTTTGCCCAATCCCACCAGATGACCTTCAGCGCGGCCATCGAAACGCTGGCGCTCATTGGCATGAAGGCCGACCTGACGATTCTGCTCGTGCCACTGCTGCAAGACGTGGTGGACAAAACCTTGCAGCGCAACTTCAACCGGCTGGCCAAACTCAGCCTGCTGGCGGCGGCCGAAGCCGCCATGGCCCACGACCTGAGCACGATGCTGCTCCTCCAGGTCGTGCGCCTGGAAGCTGTCAAGCATCCGCAGGACTTCGAGAACCGGCTGGGCGTCAGCTACGCACCCGACGATACCCTCGACGCCCGTATCCGAGCCATCTACGATGAAATGCGTGGTCTGGCGCGGAAGCGGCAGCAGCGGGTGCTCAAACGGCCGTTACGAGACATCATCACCCGCTTACAAGACACCCCCTCCGACGCAGCCCAGAGCGACATCAGCCTGGCGGCGCTGGACGGCCGTCTGGAGGAGGTGGCCGATGTCTAATGCCCAAAGCGTCGTGCGGCTGCAAACGCACGCCAACCGCACCCCCACCGGCCGCGCCTCGGCGACGGCGGCCCGCAAGCTGGCCCACTACCTGGCCCACGGCCGTGGCCGACCGGCCGAGCAGTCGGTCCGGCCGCAGCGTGGTGTGTGGTATGGCGAAGACGGTCGTCCGCTGACCCACGAGCAGGTCTTGCAGTGGGTGGCCGAACGGGGCAAAACCCATCCCTACACCCACCAGCTCATCCTGTCCGTGAAAGAGGCGCAGCTAGAAGCGGCCGCCTATGGCCGGGCGATGCAGGCGGGTGGGTCAGATGGGAACTTGTTCCCGGAGTGGCGGCTCGTCGTCCACCAGGACAGCCACCATTCGCATGCCCATGTCCTAGCCTTCGGCGATGAGGACATCCGCGTGACCGGCCCCACCTTTCGTCAGTGGTGGCTGACGGTTCGTCAGGAATTGGAACACAGTCAACAGGTATACCTTGCCGCCCAACAACGGGAGCAGGCCATGGAATTGGTGATACCTGTGCCACAACAAGCCGCGGTCCAAGAGTTGACCCGGCAATGGGAGATGGAACTTTGAA belongs to Candidatus Leptovillus gracilis and includes:
- a CDS encoding type II toxin-antitoxin system HicB family antitoxin — protein: MKTMTYKSYAARIAYSDEDQCFVGHIAGIQDVVGFHGESVSELRAAFEEAVDDYLETCARLNRPPQKPYSGKLMLRIPPDIHAAVAIAAEVSGKSINQWAAEQFADAVQA
- a CDS encoding DUF433 domain-containing protein, with translation MARYALNLPQQLKQEAETWAQRQGVSLNQFILWATAEKVGALSQRLDDPQFPQITYRRGASGIPVPVLRGTGIRVQSVAIAHEQWQMSVADIAAEYELLVRQIEEALAFYAAHRPEIELHIAYEERLTAKQDS